Proteins found in one Polyangiaceae bacterium genomic segment:
- a CDS encoding MOSC domain-containing protein, which yields MSTVTLSELYVYPVKSCRGVSLSSARVVRRGLEHDRRWMLVDPEGRFVTAREEHQLVTVEAHLEHQRIVLRASGRSSLELPLVLSGGPTRSVTVWRSTVEALEHPDGGRWFSELCGRPLSLVFMPDESERAVNPERGRAGDIVSFADGYPLLLIGEGSLADLNQRLSAPVDMRRFRPNLVVRGLPPFAEDDLSTFSIGSVRFRAVKPCERCVMTTVDPDTGVAGKEPLSALAAYRRTDAGVLFGMNLIHDTAGELCVGDSLFFS from the coding sequence ATGAGCACCGTCACGCTCTCCGAGCTCTACGTGTACCCGGTGAAGTCGTGCCGGGGCGTATCGCTGTCCAGCGCGCGGGTGGTTCGGAGAGGCCTCGAGCACGACCGCCGCTGGATGCTGGTGGATCCCGAAGGCCGCTTCGTCACGGCCCGGGAGGAGCACCAGCTCGTGACCGTGGAGGCCCACCTCGAACACCAGCGCATCGTGCTGCGGGCCTCCGGGCGATCGTCCCTCGAGCTGCCGCTCGTTCTGTCCGGAGGACCGACGCGCTCCGTGACCGTGTGGCGCTCCACGGTAGAGGCGTTGGAGCACCCCGACGGCGGGCGCTGGTTCTCCGAGCTGTGCGGGCGCCCGCTCTCCCTCGTGTTCATGCCGGACGAGAGTGAGCGTGCCGTCAATCCCGAGCGCGGCCGCGCCGGGGACATCGTGAGCTTCGCGGATGGCTATCCTCTGTTGCTCATTGGAGAAGGGTCCCTCGCCGATCTCAACCAGCGCTTGTCCGCGCCTGTCGACATGCGCCGTTTCCGACCCAATCTCGTGGTGCGCGGCTTGCCGCCCTTTGCCGAAGACGATCTGTCGACCTTTTCCATCGGCAGCGTCCGCTTTCGCGCCGTCAAGCCTTGCGAGCGCTGCGTGATGACGACGGTGGATCCGGACACCGGCGTGGCGGGAAAAGAACCCCTCTCGGCGCTTGCTGCATATCGGCGCACGGATGCGGGTGTGCTCTTCGGCATGAACTTGATCCACGACACCGCCGGGGAGCTTTGCGTGGGCGATTCGCTCTTTTTCTCCTAA
- a CDS encoding VWA domain-containing protein, producing the protein MKTILRGALGLCALGALSLAASPAKAADCTPPRIMFVVDTSSSMLGDIPDGTATTTKWAAAQSAIHEVLQSYGNDAQYGLMVFPGKAGMCTPGEVLVAPGAGTAATIEQTLSNLVIPANNQTPAGQTLMKAADYAEITNPAYENTVIFVTDGYQYCSINNDTACATASDCTLMGLSSCPTCLPTQPDGCYCVQDWSVLGAQALKAKNVSTYVVGFGSAVNFKALNQTAQAGGTALGGCDPNANVASCYYQAQNPSELKSAFGTIVNQVVAEPCTGDCNIAGTRTCTLTGWSACDAPSTQPCTSSCNTMGTQTCDNGTLSTCSSEADCNAGGQGGMAGGGGTAATGGTAATGGTAATGGTAATGGSANSGGGGFGALGGSGGSAAVGNGSQDSGDDGGCGCRTAGGGAPAGAALSGLLLGLALAFRRQRRKA; encoded by the coding sequence ATGAAGACGATCCTTCGCGGGGCTCTGGGTCTGTGTGCTCTCGGTGCGCTTTCGCTGGCCGCTTCGCCAGCCAAGGCTGCGGACTGCACGCCGCCACGGATCATGTTCGTGGTGGATACGTCGTCGTCCATGCTGGGAGACATTCCGGACGGCACGGCGACGACCACCAAGTGGGCGGCGGCGCAGAGTGCCATCCACGAAGTGCTGCAAAGCTACGGGAACGATGCGCAATACGGCCTGATGGTGTTCCCGGGCAAGGCGGGCATGTGCACGCCCGGAGAGGTGCTCGTCGCGCCCGGCGCGGGCACCGCCGCGACCATCGAGCAAACGCTCTCGAACCTGGTGATTCCCGCGAACAACCAGACGCCGGCGGGGCAGACGCTGATGAAGGCGGCGGACTACGCGGAAATCACCAACCCCGCCTACGAGAATACCGTCATCTTCGTCACGGACGGCTACCAGTACTGCAGCATCAACAACGACACCGCTTGCGCCACGGCGTCGGACTGCACGTTGATGGGGCTGTCCAGCTGCCCGACGTGCCTGCCGACGCAGCCGGATGGCTGCTACTGCGTGCAGGACTGGTCGGTGCTCGGCGCACAGGCACTGAAGGCCAAGAACGTGAGCACCTACGTGGTCGGGTTCGGCTCGGCGGTGAATTTCAAGGCGCTGAACCAAACCGCGCAGGCGGGTGGTACCGCTCTCGGCGGCTGCGATCCCAACGCCAACGTTGCCAGCTGTTACTATCAAGCGCAGAACCCGAGCGAGCTGAAGTCGGCCTTCGGCACCATCGTGAACCAGGTCGTTGCCGAGCCGTGCACGGGAGACTGCAACATCGCCGGCACCCGCACCTGTACGCTGACGGGATGGAGCGCGTGCGACGCGCCCTCGACGCAGCCGTGCACCTCCTCGTGCAACACCATGGGCACCCAGACCTGTGACAACGGCACCCTGAGCACGTGCTCCAGCGAGGCGGACTGCAACGCCGGTGGACAGGGCGGGATGGCCGGCGGAGGGGGCACGGCCGCTACCGGCGGTACGGCCGCCACCGGCGGCACGGCCGCTACGGGCGGCACGGCCGCTACGGGCGGCAGCGCCAACTCGGGTGGGGGCGGCTTCGGTGCCCTGGGCGGCAGCGGCGGGTCCGCTGCGGTGGGCAATGGCAGCCAGGATTCGGGCGATGACGGCGGCTGCGGTTGCCGCACGGCCGGCGGCGGCGCACCCGCCGGAGCGGCGCTGAGCGGATTGCTCCTGGGCCTCGCGCTCGCCTTCCGCCGCCAGCGTCGGAAGGCGTAG
- a CDS encoding lamin tail domain-containing protein gives MLKKAVLIGCSVLAVACGSDDGVNLSGSGGAGAAGGYGGVAGVAGTGAAAGAAGQAGGGSGGSGNAAGSSGAAGTGGAGGTAGAGSSLIVTEMMVNPKNVTDDLGEYVELYNTTDAAIDLSGYELYDGFNNTHVISKSVIVPAKGYALLARNGDPKQNGGLFPDYVYDNFFLSNTKDAVKLKDKSGKVVASVEYTGSAPWPASDGAALELSDLSKDPADPASWTLAKNRYGTGDLGTPGGPNGYGPTPYTLDAADLGWQDPSLGASLFFSYFDQPEKVILQALGKAQTSVHIAMFNLRESSIINALGQLVKKGVDVQVLLDQKQMDQVYNQPKVQELIAAGITPKGVSNTSATDATMHDKFTVIDGKRVLTGSMNYSSNALNLSDEELLLIDNASVASLFEAEFAELSAGTTNAATAATSAPVQVLFGNEDKLYDVVAGELAQAKTSAYVAMFSMNTKKIIDELIAAKSRGVHVVVLLDKVQADAESADEALDQAGIPVLRFENDRGSAQNLGLTELHNKLCVIDGKKVLMGSYNWTNLASFYNDENMLVLTSERLATQANREIAQMINDYMPAFTPQSVGFAAGKRTVKFSLRGLSVDASTELYLVGDSDAMGSDNYALALPLTAGAGNTWSTSVDLPAGATLGYHVFARSTLGHNYPEPIAADTFTVPYASTAAVVDHAFGKSLKE, from the coding sequence GTGTTGAAGAAGGCAGTGCTCATTGGGTGCTCGGTGCTCGCCGTTGCGTGCGGGTCCGACGATGGCGTGAACTTGAGCGGAAGTGGCGGCGCTGGAGCCGCTGGTGGCTACGGTGGTGTGGCAGGTGTCGCGGGGACCGGCGCAGCGGCGGGCGCAGCAGGTCAAGCAGGCGGCGGCAGTGGCGGCAGCGGGAACGCGGCCGGCAGCAGCGGCGCGGCCGGCACGGGTGGCGCAGGCGGCACCGCGGGGGCGGGCTCCAGTCTGATCGTCACCGAGATGATGGTGAACCCCAAGAACGTCACGGACGATCTCGGCGAGTACGTCGAGCTCTACAACACCACGGACGCGGCGATCGATCTCTCCGGCTACGAGCTGTACGACGGCTTCAACAACACGCACGTCATCTCCAAGAGCGTGATCGTGCCCGCCAAGGGCTACGCTCTCCTGGCACGCAATGGAGACCCGAAGCAGAACGGCGGCCTGTTCCCCGACTACGTGTACGATAACTTCTTCCTGTCCAACACCAAGGACGCCGTGAAGCTCAAGGACAAGAGCGGCAAGGTCGTCGCGTCGGTGGAGTACACGGGGTCGGCGCCCTGGCCGGCGAGCGACGGCGCGGCGCTGGAGCTGTCGGATCTGAGCAAGGATCCTGCCGATCCCGCGAGCTGGACGCTGGCCAAGAACCGCTACGGCACTGGCGACCTGGGCACTCCAGGCGGGCCGAACGGCTACGGCCCGACGCCCTACACGCTGGACGCTGCGGACCTCGGCTGGCAGGACCCGAGCCTCGGCGCGAGCCTGTTCTTCAGCTACTTCGATCAGCCCGAGAAGGTCATCTTGCAGGCCCTGGGCAAGGCCCAGACGTCCGTGCACATCGCCATGTTCAACCTGCGCGAGTCCAGCATCATCAATGCACTCGGCCAGCTGGTGAAGAAGGGCGTGGACGTGCAGGTGCTGCTCGACCAAAAGCAGATGGACCAGGTCTACAACCAGCCGAAGGTACAAGAGCTCATCGCGGCGGGCATCACGCCCAAGGGTGTGTCCAACACCAGCGCCACGGACGCGACCATGCACGACAAGTTCACCGTCATCGACGGCAAGCGCGTGCTCACCGGGTCGATGAACTACTCGAGCAACGCCTTGAACCTGAGTGACGAGGAGCTCTTGCTCATCGACAACGCGAGCGTCGCCTCTCTGTTCGAGGCGGAGTTCGCGGAGCTCTCGGCTGGCACGACGAACGCGGCTACCGCCGCCACGTCTGCTCCGGTGCAGGTGTTGTTCGGCAACGAGGACAAGCTCTACGACGTGGTAGCGGGCGAGCTGGCCCAAGCGAAGACGAGCGCGTACGTCGCGATGTTCTCGATGAACACCAAGAAGATCATCGACGAGCTGATCGCGGCCAAGAGCCGCGGCGTGCACGTGGTGGTGCTGCTCGACAAGGTCCAAGCGGACGCCGAAAGCGCGGACGAAGCCCTGGACCAGGCCGGGATTCCGGTGCTTCGCTTCGAAAACGACCGCGGCAGCGCCCAGAACCTGGGCCTCACCGAGCTGCACAACAAGCTGTGCGTGATCGACGGCAAGAAGGTGCTGATGGGGTCCTACAACTGGACCAACCTGGCGAGCTTCTACAACGACGAAAACATGTTGGTGCTGACCTCGGAGCGGCTGGCCACCCAGGCGAACCGCGAGATCGCCCAGATGATCAACGACTACATGCCGGCCTTCACACCCCAGAGCGTCGGCTTCGCGGCGGGCAAGCGCACGGTGAAGTTCTCGCTGCGCGGGCTATCCGTGGACGCGAGCACCGAGCTCTACCTGGTGGGCGATTCCGACGCGATGGGGTCGGACAACTACGCCCTGGCCCTGCCGCTCACCGCGGGCGCCGGCAACACCTGGAGCACGTCGGTGGATCTGCCGGCGGGTGCGACCCTCGGCTACCATGTGTTCGCGCGCAGCACCCTCGGCCACAATTACCCCGAGCCCATCGCCGCCGACACGTTCACGGTTCCTTATGCGTCCACGGCGGCCGTCGTCGATCATGCCTTCGGCAAGTCGCTGAAGGAGTAG
- a CDS encoding MgtC/SapB family protein, giving the protein MESELFVVLRVVLAGVFGGVIGLEREARSRPAGLRTHVLVACAAALFVSLGDVMMQRGEGGGAVALRSDPLRILEAVVTGVSFIGAGTILFRRGKDRLEGITTAGSILVTAAIGIATALSQYWTAGLVTVFVFAVLHGLSRLDEALENRR; this is encoded by the coding sequence GTGGAATCCGAGCTGTTCGTGGTCCTCCGGGTCGTGCTCGCCGGCGTTTTCGGCGGCGTCATAGGCCTGGAGCGCGAAGCGCGCTCGCGCCCTGCGGGCCTGCGGACTCACGTTTTGGTGGCCTGCGCCGCCGCCTTGTTCGTGTCCCTGGGAGACGTGATGATGCAGCGTGGGGAAGGCGGCGGCGCGGTCGCGCTGCGCTCGGATCCGCTCCGCATTTTGGAAGCCGTGGTCACCGGCGTGAGCTTCATCGGTGCCGGCACGATCCTGTTCCGCCGTGGAAAGGATCGTCTGGAGGGAATCACGACGGCGGGGTCGATCTTGGTGACGGCAGCCATCGGCATCGCGACGGCGCTGTCACAGTATTGGACCGCCGGACTGGTGACGGTCTTCGTGTTTGCCGTGCTGCACGGCCTTTCGCGGCTGGATGAAGCGCTGGAGAACCGCCGCTAG
- a CDS encoding DUF2277 domain-containing protein — protein sequence MCRNIRPLFNFDPPTTEDEVRAAALQYVRKVSGSTKPSRVNEDAFHEAVEQITRVTEQLLSRLRTSAPPKNREEERDKARARFAARGR from the coding sequence ATGTGCCGCAACATTCGTCCCCTGTTCAACTTCGATCCACCGACGACGGAAGACGAGGTGCGCGCCGCTGCGCTGCAATACGTCCGCAAGGTGAGCGGCAGCACCAAGCCGTCTCGCGTGAACGAAGACGCCTTCCACGAAGCTGTAGAGCAAATCACGCGAGTGACGGAGCAGTTGCTCTCTCGGCTACGAACGAGCGCGCCACCCAAGAATCGAGAAGAAGAACGCGACAAGGCCCGCGCCCGCTTCGCCGCGCGTGGGCGCTAG
- a CDS encoding glutaredoxin encodes MKLVVYVRPACPFSLGVVGFLFLRGADFRVVNLERHPDQRERVDQRLGDTKLETPILEHESGALHVAPGLSQLSDLLESWGVPLASSPYAALHG; translated from the coding sequence GTGAAGCTGGTCGTCTACGTGCGACCGGCGTGCCCGTTTTCCCTCGGTGTCGTCGGCTTCCTGTTCCTTCGCGGTGCGGATTTCCGCGTCGTGAACCTCGAGCGCCACCCCGACCAACGGGAGCGCGTCGATCAGAGGCTCGGCGACACCAAGCTCGAGACGCCAATCCTGGAGCACGAGAGTGGGGCGCTCCATGTGGCGCCCGGTCTGAGCCAGCTGTCGGATTTGCTCGAGAGCTGGGGCGTTCCGCTTGCGAGCTCGCCCTACGCCGCGCTGCACGGGTGA
- a CDS encoding cytochrome c3 family protein, which produces MSAPFPPWTNSLMRVGTLLCASVLVGGPALLIAWVRSPLHTHQGEPVEQPIDFDHRHHVRDDGIPCLYCHTDAERSPNAGVPSTEVCMSCHAQIWTDSPLLAPVRRSYFEDEPIHWKRVNVLPDFVFFNHAAHVRQGVGCETCHGRVDLMANVVAHAPLQMKWCLDCHRDPERHLRPPSEVTTMGYQPSEPQRVVGRRIARELDIHPPTYCSGCHR; this is translated from the coding sequence ATGAGCGCACCGTTTCCGCCCTGGACCAACTCGTTGATGCGAGTCGGCACGCTGCTGTGCGCTAGCGTGCTGGTGGGTGGACCGGCGCTGCTCATCGCGTGGGTTCGCAGCCCCCTCCACACGCATCAGGGCGAGCCGGTGGAGCAACCCATCGATTTCGACCATCGCCACCACGTGCGGGACGACGGCATTCCCTGCCTGTACTGCCACACGGACGCGGAGCGTTCGCCGAACGCGGGGGTGCCCTCCACCGAGGTGTGCATGAGTTGCCATGCTCAGATTTGGACCGACAGTCCGCTGCTGGCTCCGGTGCGTCGCAGCTACTTCGAGGACGAGCCCATCCACTGGAAGCGGGTGAACGTGCTGCCGGACTTCGTCTTCTTCAATCACGCGGCCCACGTTCGCCAGGGCGTGGGCTGCGAGACCTGCCACGGTCGCGTGGATCTGATGGCGAACGTGGTCGCTCATGCGCCACTGCAGATGAAGTGGTGTCTCGATTGCCACCGCGATCCCGAGCGTCATCTCAGACCTCCGAGCGAGGTTACGACCATGGGCTACCAGCCTTCGGAGCCTCAGCGCGTGGTGGGCCGCCGCATCGCGCGAGAGCTCGATATTCACCCCCCGACCTACTGCAGCGGTTGTCACCGCTGA
- a CDS encoding 4Fe-4S dicluster domain-containing protein, whose protein sequence is MKDPLELETGADDRRRIAPSALTRRKFLGWSSVGVLGLGLEACSKPPPEDIVPYVRRPPEVVPGVATFYATMCEREGYAFGLLGESHEGRPTKVEGHPLHPASLGATGIREQAAIGALYDPDRARGVKRNGHTASYQDLAELLDPRGAAPWVERRGEGLHLLLQPTSSELVAAQLAALRAAYPSLTVHFDSGGWTPPEWGATRDVLGDVFDLRHDLSHADVVVALGSDFMSGSGPEGVGPARQLARRRGATQPSDSMPRLYVVESAVSVTGASADHRLPLPEGELGRFAAELLRAVGGAGKEGPRHQSGHADFVDALARDLTAHRGRCAVLVGRRQPPEVHALGIALNATLECLGKTVLPTPPVLLDAGSRAWDPARLTDALERDAVDTLLVLGGNPAYSGPAGFRQLLMKARERIYLGRYENETAQLATAFVPEAHFLESWGDGRALDGTLTVQQPLIRPLFDGKTASEILALLLGQRGANARRLFYAHFEPRHADLGELLAQGLAPGSALTPAEPKVSSAAVARALGRIPPEPRTALELDVLPDPRLGTGSDGNVPWLLELPEPVSKLVWDNALLVAPALAKREGLTTGDVVRVSRRGDHVEIPVLVQPGQAPGAVCAWLGWGRSGAESNVRGKGVDVSPLRMAESPFLVVGVKLEKTGRRHQLVTTQQEGSQHGRPIALRKSRAEWKAEPDFARPQNEDPDSILPDRLHGSPQWGMAIDLSKCTGCSTCVIACQVENNVPVVGKGQVALGREMHWLRIDRYYEGSEDNPRVDSQPMACQHCEKAPCEYVCPVNATVHSPDGLNEMVYNRCVGTRFCSNNCPYKVRRFNFYNYNQHPPPILELSKNPDVTVRGRGVMEKCTYCVQRIRRAQIDARIARKRLADGDVVTACQQACPTRAIEFGDVSDPRSKVSQAQHNRRAYAVLNEVGTVPRTRYLARIDDENPEVGS, encoded by the coding sequence ATGAAGGACCCCCTCGAGCTCGAAACCGGCGCGGACGACCGACGACGGATCGCGCCCTCGGCGCTGACTCGGCGGAAGTTCTTGGGTTGGTCGTCCGTGGGCGTGCTCGGCCTCGGGCTCGAGGCGTGCAGCAAGCCGCCGCCCGAAGACATCGTGCCTTACGTACGGCGGCCTCCAGAGGTCGTCCCCGGCGTCGCCACGTTCTACGCCACCATGTGTGAGCGCGAAGGCTATGCCTTTGGGCTGCTCGGGGAGAGCCACGAGGGGCGCCCCACGAAGGTCGAAGGGCATCCGCTTCACCCCGCCAGCTTGGGCGCCACCGGGATCCGAGAGCAGGCGGCCATCGGTGCGCTGTACGATCCGGACCGCGCTCGCGGAGTGAAGCGGAATGGGCACACGGCGAGCTACCAGGACCTCGCCGAGCTGCTCGACCCACGGGGCGCGGCGCCGTGGGTCGAGCGACGTGGGGAAGGTCTCCACCTGCTGCTGCAGCCGACGTCCTCGGAGCTCGTGGCGGCCCAACTGGCGGCGCTCCGCGCCGCGTATCCGAGCCTCACCGTGCACTTCGACAGCGGCGGCTGGACTCCGCCCGAGTGGGGGGCCACTCGCGACGTGCTCGGAGACGTTTTCGACCTCCGCCATGATCTGTCCCACGCCGACGTGGTCGTCGCGCTGGGCAGCGACTTCATGAGCGGCAGCGGGCCGGAGGGCGTCGGACCCGCTCGCCAGCTCGCGCGGCGGCGAGGCGCGACGCAGCCTTCGGATTCGATGCCGCGGCTATACGTCGTGGAGAGCGCCGTCAGTGTCACCGGCGCCAGCGCGGACCATCGTCTGCCACTTCCCGAGGGCGAGCTCGGACGCTTCGCCGCAGAGCTCTTGCGCGCCGTAGGCGGCGCCGGCAAAGAAGGCCCACGGCACCAGAGCGGGCACGCCGACTTCGTCGATGCTCTGGCGCGCGACCTGACCGCGCACCGCGGGCGCTGCGCAGTGCTCGTCGGTCGGCGTCAGCCGCCGGAGGTGCATGCGCTCGGCATCGCTCTGAACGCCACCCTCGAATGCCTGGGCAAGACGGTGCTCCCCACGCCGCCGGTCCTGTTGGACGCGGGTTCGCGCGCTTGGGACCCGGCGCGCCTCACGGACGCGCTGGAGCGGGACGCGGTGGACACGCTGTTGGTGTTGGGCGGAAACCCCGCCTACTCGGGCCCGGCGGGCTTCCGCCAGCTCCTGATGAAGGCCCGAGAACGCATTTATCTAGGCCGCTACGAGAACGAAACCGCACAGCTGGCGACGGCGTTCGTCCCCGAAGCGCACTTCTTGGAGAGTTGGGGCGATGGCCGCGCATTGGACGGAACTCTGACCGTCCAGCAACCGCTGATCCGACCACTGTTCGACGGCAAGACCGCGAGCGAGATCCTGGCGCTGCTCCTCGGCCAACGCGGCGCGAACGCACGGCGACTATTCTACGCTCACTTCGAGCCGCGGCACGCCGATCTCGGCGAGTTGCTCGCGCAAGGCTTGGCACCCGGCAGCGCACTGACGCCCGCCGAGCCGAAGGTGAGCTCGGCTGCCGTGGCGCGAGCGCTCGGGCGCATTCCGCCAGAACCCCGCACCGCCCTCGAGCTCGACGTGTTGCCGGATCCGCGGCTCGGCACCGGCAGCGACGGCAACGTACCCTGGCTGCTGGAGCTGCCCGAGCCGGTGAGCAAGCTGGTGTGGGACAACGCGTTGCTCGTCGCTCCGGCGCTGGCGAAGCGCGAGGGGCTCACCACCGGGGACGTGGTGCGCGTCTCACGGCGCGGCGACCACGTCGAGATCCCGGTGCTGGTGCAACCGGGGCAAGCACCCGGCGCGGTATGCGCGTGGCTCGGTTGGGGACGCAGCGGCGCCGAGTCCAACGTGCGCGGCAAGGGCGTGGACGTCTCACCGCTGCGGATGGCGGAGAGCCCCTTCTTGGTTGTCGGAGTGAAGCTCGAGAAGACCGGAAGACGCCACCAGCTGGTCACCACCCAGCAGGAAGGCAGCCAGCACGGACGCCCCATCGCCCTGCGCAAGAGTCGCGCTGAATGGAAGGCGGAACCCGACTTCGCGCGGCCGCAGAACGAGGACCCAGACAGCATTCTACCGGATCGTCTGCACGGGTCGCCGCAGTGGGGAATGGCCATCGATCTGTCGAAGTGCACCGGTTGCAGCACCTGCGTGATCGCCTGTCAGGTCGAGAACAACGTTCCCGTGGTCGGCAAGGGGCAGGTAGCGCTGGGTCGCGAGATGCACTGGCTTCGCATCGACCGCTACTACGAGGGCAGCGAAGACAATCCCCGCGTGGATTCGCAGCCCATGGCGTGTCAGCACTGCGAGAAGGCCCCCTGCGAGTACGTGTGCCCGGTGAACGCCACGGTGCACAGCCCAGACGGCCTGAACGAGATGGTCTACAACCGCTGCGTTGGCACGCGGTTCTGCTCCAACAACTGTCCGTACAAGGTTCGGCGCTTCAACTTCTACAACTACAACCAGCATCCGCCGCCGATTCTCGAGCTGTCCAAGAACCCCGACGTGACAGTGCGAGGGCGCGGCGTGATGGAGAAGTGCACCTATTGCGTGCAGCGCATACGCCGCGCCCAGATCGACGCGCGCATCGCTCGGAAGCGTCTCGCCGACGGCGACGTCGTCACCGCCTGTCAACAGGCGTGTCCCACGAGGGCCATCGAGTTCGGGGACGTCTCCGACCCGCGTTCCAAGGTGAGCCAAGCGCAGCACAACCGCCGCGCCTACGCCGTATTGAACGAGGTGGGGACGGTTCCACGTACCCGCTATCTGGCCCGCATCGACGACGAGAACCCCGAGGTGGGCTCGTGA
- the nrfD gene encoding polysulfide reductase NrfD produces the protein MMRGQWTHATLTSRLLEPLEKRSRGYDVLMVVCLLGTVMLFSAIGYTFLTGIGTWGNNIPVAWAFAIINFVWWIGIGHAGTFISAILLLLEQRWRTSLNRLAEGMTLFALVQAGMFPLLHLGRPWFFYWLIPYPATMGTWPQFISTLTWDVAAVFTYTMVSILFWYLGLIPDLAIVRDRAQSLRKRRIYGFFALGWRGTASHWRHYRYAQLLIGGLATPLVLSVHSIVSMDFAIAKLPGWHSPIFPPYFVAGAIFSGFAMVITLVVPLRRYFRLEKIITTRHFDLMAKLLLVTGLIVGYSYASELYTAWYSADGFERWMSFHTRMLGPLAWTWWLVIFCNVVVPQSLWFSRVRKSTWALWIVSILIQIGMWTERFVLIVTSEHQDWLPSSWDMYTPSVIDGAIIFGTLFFFLLLFLLMVRYVPFIPIAESKELVYEAAHPRKEAHATGSLG, from the coding sequence ATGATGCGCGGTCAATGGACGCACGCCACGCTCACGTCGCGGCTGCTCGAACCGCTCGAGAAGCGCTCGCGCGGCTACGACGTCTTGATGGTCGTGTGCCTGCTCGGCACCGTGATGCTGTTCTCTGCCATAGGCTACACGTTCCTCACGGGTATCGGCACCTGGGGCAACAACATCCCCGTTGCCTGGGCTTTCGCCATCATCAACTTCGTGTGGTGGATCGGGATCGGCCACGCCGGCACGTTCATCAGCGCCATCCTGCTGTTGCTCGAGCAGCGCTGGCGCACGTCGCTCAATCGGCTGGCAGAAGGGATGACGCTGTTCGCGTTGGTGCAGGCCGGCATGTTCCCGCTGCTGCATCTAGGGCGGCCTTGGTTCTTCTACTGGCTCATCCCCTACCCCGCGACGATGGGCACGTGGCCCCAATTCATCAGCACGCTCACCTGGGACGTGGCGGCGGTCTTCACCTACACCATGGTCTCGATCCTATTCTGGTACCTGGGCCTGATTCCGGATCTCGCCATCGTGCGGGATCGCGCGCAGTCGCTACGTAAAAGGCGCATCTACGGCTTCTTCGCTCTCGGTTGGCGCGGCACCGCCAGCCACTGGCGCCACTACCGCTACGCCCAGCTGCTGATAGGCGGGTTGGCCACGCCGCTGGTGCTCTCCGTGCACAGCATCGTCAGCATGGACTTTGCCATCGCCAAGCTTCCGGGCTGGCATTCCCCGATCTTCCCGCCGTACTTCGTGGCCGGCGCCATCTTCAGCGGGTTTGCGATGGTGATCACGCTGGTGGTGCCACTGCGACGCTACTTCCGCTTGGAAAAGATCATCACCACGCGGCACTTCGACCTGATGGCGAAGCTCTTGCTCGTCACGGGCTTGATCGTCGGTTACAGCTACGCCAGCGAGCTGTACACCGCCTGGTACAGCGCCGACGGCTTCGAACGCTGGATGTCTTTCCACACGCGGATGCTCGGTCCCCTGGCGTGGACCTGGTGGTTGGTCATCTTCTGCAACGTCGTCGTGCCCCAGTCCCTATGGTTCTCGAGAGTGCGGAAGAGCACCTGGGCGCTGTGGATCGTGTCCATCTTGATCCAGATCGGCATGTGGACAGAGCGGTTCGTGCTGATCGTCACTTCGGAGCACCAGGACTGGCTGCCGTCGAGTTGGGACATGTACACACCCAGCGTGATCGATGGCGCCATCATCTTCGGCACCCTCTTCTTCTTCCTGCTCCTGTTCCTGCTCATGGTTCGCTACGTGCCCTTCATTCCCATCGCGGAGTCGAAGGAGCTCGTCTACGAGGCGGCGCACCCGCGAAAGGAGGCCCATGCGACGGGTTCTCTTGGCTGA
- a CDS encoding DUF3341 domain-containing protein: MRRVLLAEFESSDACAGAISKLKASGHSELDAYMPFPAKNVEEALALPKTPLPKWVLAGGLTGAALAYFILWWTQNVGYPLDVGSHPTHSVPAYIGITFETAVLFASFTAFLGMLRLCRLPRLYHPVFDVEGFERASVDRFFVSVGTTGESTERRLLELGALRVVELDLGEEAP, from the coding sequence ATGCGACGGGTTCTCTTGGCTGAGTTCGAAAGCTCCGACGCGTGTGCCGGCGCCATCTCCAAGCTCAAAGCCTCGGGGCACTCGGAGCTGGATGCCTACATGCCCTTCCCGGCCAAGAACGTGGAAGAGGCCCTGGCGCTGCCCAAGACACCGCTGCCCAAGTGGGTGCTCGCTGGGGGGCTCACCGGCGCGGCGCTCGCGTACTTCATCCTGTGGTGGACCCAGAACGTCGGCTATCCGCTCGACGTCGGCTCGCACCCCACTCACTCCGTACCCGCGTACATCGGCATCACCTTCGAGACCGCGGTGCTGTTCGCCAGCTTCACTGCATTCCTCGGAATGCTGCGGCTGTGTCGCCTGCCGCGGCTGTATCACCCGGTGTTCGACGTCGAAGGCTTCGAGCGAGCCAGCGTGGATCGCTTCTTCGTGAGCGTCGGCACCACGGGAGAGAGCACCGAACGGCGCCTGCTCGAGCTCGGCGCGCTTCGCGTGGTGGAGCTGGATCTCGGGGAGGAAGCGCCATGA